CACGACAAGTCGTAACCTTTTGCCCCTAACGGGATGTGAACCAGAATTGTGCTGGTACTAAAAAAATCCATGTGAACTCCTGAGCCTGACTCGCTACAGCGACACAGGCGATGACCTCTCTATCCTGATTATCAGGGTAGCGATTAACGTGAAGATAAATTACGCCCTGAGTGTAGCAGCAAATGCCAGCATCCGATTCAGCGGCACCAGCGCCTGCTGACGCAGCGATTCTGCCACGGCTATCACATGGTCAGAGATATCCTCTGACGCCAGTGCATCAGCGATGGCCTGTAGGCCATTCATGGCCATCCACGGGCAGTGCGCACAGCTACGGCAGGTTGCCCCCTCCCCGGCGGTGGGGGCTTCCAGCAACTCTTTTTCCGGGCAAACCTGCTGCATTTTATAAAAAATACCGCGATCAGTGGCTACAATGAGTTGTTGATGCGGCAGCGTTTTGGCGGCCTGAATCAGCTGACTGGTCGAGCCAACGGCATCAGCCATCGCCACCACACTCTGGGGTGACTCGGGATGGACTAACACCGCGGCCTGCGGATATAACGCTTTCATCCGTTTTAGCGCCTGCGTTTTGAATTCATCATGAACGATACACGCCCCCTGCCAGCACAATATGTCTGCTCCGGTCTGCTGCTGCACATAATGCCCAAGGTGGCGATCGGGTGCCCAGAGGATCTTCTCGCCAAGGCTATCGAGATGCTCGATTAACTCTACCGCAATGCTGGAGGTGACAACCCAGTCGGCACGGGCTTTTACCGCCGCAGA
This sequence is a window from Dickeya aquatica. Protein-coding genes within it:
- the nadA gene encoding quinolinate synthase NadA; the encoded protein is MSLSVEHPTIDYPFPARPKTLSHQEKQHYRQQIKQLLKARDAVLVAHYYTDPEIQALAEETGGCVADSLEMARFGRQHAASTLVVAGVKFMGETAKILSPEKTILMPTREAQCSLDLGCPPEAFHAFCDSHPDRTVVVYANTSAAVKARADWVVTSSIAVELIEHLDSLGEKILWAPDRHLGHYVQQQTGADILCWQGACIVHDEFKTQALKRMKALYPQAAVLVHPESPQSVVAMADAVGSTSQLIQAAKTLPHQQLIVATDRGIFYKMQQVCPEKELLEAPTAGEGATCRSCAHCPWMAMNGLQAIADALASEDISDHVIAVAESLRQQALVPLNRMLAFAATLRA